One window of Gloeothece citriformis PCC 7424 genomic DNA carries:
- a CDS encoding M56 family metallopeptidase encodes MHLLMILTALGLAWGIRLFAPSLTKNSLNYWQRSLFFFLFPPLLLLMTSVAVIVMGYHGQMFGLEASWYSYLLAGIFLIVALVSGVKLAYQGWHSVKNLSSHPQKTVFGKPARILNIDFPYSAQIGFWKPELVISQGLLNTLDQEHLQAVLAHEQAHDDYHDTFWFFWLGWLRSFTRWLPHTERLWEELLFLREVRADYQASKQIDALVLAESLLIVAQQVTQTSFEFSAGNCSAALHDSIHQNRLGERINALLSEDKPVESESYTYWSWGWLPLSLLPLTTVPWHC; translated from the coding sequence ATGCACTTATTAATGATTTTGACGGCTTTGGGGTTAGCTTGGGGGATTCGTTTATTTGCCCCATCCCTAACCAAAAACAGCCTCAACTATTGGCAGCGATCGCTCTTTTTCTTTCTCTTTCCTCCTCTATTATTGCTGATGACTTCTGTAGCCGTTATTGTGATGGGATATCATGGGCAAATGTTCGGGTTAGAGGCGAGTTGGTATAGTTATTTATTGGCGGGAATTTTCTTAATTGTCGCCCTTGTTTCGGGAGTTAAACTCGCTTATCAAGGTTGGCACTCGGTTAAAAATCTTTCCAGTCATCCTCAAAAAACGGTATTCGGTAAACCGGCCAGAATTTTAAATATTGACTTTCCTTATAGTGCCCAAATTGGTTTTTGGAAACCTGAATTAGTGATTAGTCAGGGGTTATTAAATACATTAGATCAAGAGCATTTACAAGCCGTATTAGCCCATGAACAGGCACATGATGACTATCATGATACCTTTTGGTTTTTCTGGTTAGGATGGCTGCGTTCTTTTACCCGTTGGCTACCCCATACAGAGAGGTTATGGGAAGAGTTATTATTTTTAAGAGAAGTTCGGGCAGACTATCAAGCGTCTAAACAAATAGATGCTTTAGTCTTAGCAGAATCTTTATTAATTGTTGCCCAACAAGTGACTCAAACTTCTTTTGAGTTTTCCGCCGGAAATTGTTCTGCTGCCTTACATGATTCTATTCATCAAAATCGTTTAGGAGAGAGAATTAATGCACTTTTAAGCGAGGATAAACCTGTCGAATCTGAAAGTTATACCTATTGGAGTTGGGGTTGGCTACCGCTTTCTTTACTTCCTTTAACGACTGTTCCTTGGCATTGTTAA
- a CDS encoding BlaI/MecI/CopY family transcriptional regulator, translating to MPPLPDYRPKQLSLGPLESEILNIVWDLGTATVKDVHDRILSDPDRELAYASVTTVLRRLTNKGWLTCHKEGKAFYWQPLVSRKQAQAIKSFDQLHRFLAISNPDIVASFADSLDTASLEQLSEIATHLQALRKQRQGKR from the coding sequence ATGCCTCCTTTACCTGATTATCGTCCTAAACAACTTTCCCTAGGCCCCCTAGAAAGCGAAATTCTCAATATTGTCTGGGATCTAGGGACAGCTACCGTTAAAGATGTTCACGATCGCATTTTATCCGATCCAGACCGAGAATTAGCCTATGCTTCGGTGACAACGGTGTTAAGGCGTTTGACTAATAAAGGTTGGTTAACTTGTCATAAAGAGGGCAAAGCTTTCTATTGGCAACCGTTAGTCTCCCGCAAACAAGCACAAGCGATCAAGTCTTTCGATCAATTACATCGTTTTCTCGCTATCAGTAATCCTGACATTGTTGCCTCTTTTGCTGATAGTCTAGATACAGCAAGTCTGGAACAACTTTCAGAAATTGCCACTCATTTACAAGCACTCCGAAAACAAAGGCAGGGGAAACGATAA
- the ald gene encoding alanine dehydrogenase, translating to MEIGVPKEIKDQEFRVGLSPGSVRVLSESGHTVFIETQAGLGAGFTDLDYQQAGAKIVNTPTEAWHKEMVVKVKEPLPSEYNYIQKEQLLFTYLHLAADRTLTESLIESGVTGIAYETVELPNKTLPLLTPMSIIAGRLSVQFGARYLEKQQGGRGVLLGGVPGVRPGKVVILGGGVVGTEAAKIAIGMGAQVQILDVSVDRLSYLETLFGSRVELLYSNSTQIERVVPDADLLIGAVLVTGRRAPILVPRQLVSKMRPGSVIIDVAVDQGGCIETLRPTSHSHPTYIEENVVHVGIPNMPGAVPWTATQALNNSTLPYVVKLANEGLNALQTDAALAKGLNVKNHCLIHPAVCEVFPDLAR from the coding sequence ATGGAAATTGGAGTTCCTAAAGAAATTAAAGATCAAGAGTTCCGAGTCGGGTTAAGTCCCGGTAGTGTCAGGGTTCTCTCGGAAAGCGGCCATACTGTTTTTATTGAAACCCAGGCCGGACTAGGGGCAGGGTTTACGGATCTAGACTATCAACAGGCAGGGGCAAAAATTGTCAATACCCCCACCGAAGCATGGCATAAAGAAATGGTGGTTAAGGTCAAAGAACCCTTACCCTCAGAATATAATTACATCCAAAAAGAACAACTTTTATTTACCTATCTTCATTTAGCCGCCGATCGCACCTTAACCGAATCTCTCATCGAGTCGGGTGTCACGGGGATCGCCTATGAAACCGTTGAACTCCCCAATAAGACCCTACCTTTACTCACCCCCATGAGTATCATCGCCGGACGCTTATCGGTGCAATTTGGGGCAAGATATTTAGAAAAACAGCAAGGAGGACGAGGGGTATTATTAGGAGGTGTTCCTGGGGTACGTCCGGGTAAAGTGGTGATCCTGGGTGGGGGTGTAGTGGGCACAGAAGCCGCTAAAATAGCGATCGGTATGGGGGCACAAGTCCAAATTCTCGATGTCAGTGTTGACCGTTTATCCTATTTAGAAACTCTTTTTGGGTCAAGAGTAGAATTATTGTATAGTAACTCAACCCAAATAGAAAGAGTTGTGCCGGATGCAGATTTATTAATAGGGGCAGTCTTAGTTACAGGAAGACGAGCGCCGATTTTAGTTCCCCGTCAATTGGTGTCAAAAATGCGACCCGGTTCAGTGATTATTGATGTAGCGGTAGATCAAGGGGGATGTATCGAAACCCTTCGCCCAACCTCTCACAGTCACCCGACTTATATCGAGGAAAATGTGGTTCATGTGGGCATTCCTAATATGCCAGGTGCTGTTCCTTGGACAGCTACCCAAGCTCTTAATAATAGTACCCTCCCTTATGTGGTTAAATTAGCTAATGAGGGATTAAACGCATTACAAACCGATGCCGCTTTAGCTAAGGGGTTAAATGTCAAAAATCATTGTCTGATTCATCCGGCTGTCTGTGAAGTTTTTCCTGATTTAGCCCGCTAA
- a CDS encoding response regulator transcription factor, whose protein sequence is MRILLVEDEPGIAQFINQGLKETGYGVDLAIDGLEGKRYIESVEYDIIILDIMLPKIDGLTLLGEIRAKKNVTPVLLLTAKDSIEDRVKGLNGGADDYLVKPFAFSELLARIRALQRRPPLQFSTILQLEDLKMNLVTREVKRGDKIIDLSPLEFKLLEYLLRNANQVLTRTQIGEQVWDLDFYTNSNVVDVYIGYLRRKIDRGFDNQLLHTIRGVGYCLKPEGNEN, encoded by the coding sequence ATGCGAATTTTATTAGTTGAAGATGAACCAGGAATTGCTCAATTTATCAATCAAGGGTTAAAAGAAACCGGTTATGGGGTGGATCTGGCCATAGACGGATTAGAGGGAAAGCGATACATTGAATCGGTAGAGTACGATATTATTATTTTAGACATCATGCTCCCTAAAATAGACGGTTTAACCTTACTCGGAGAAATTAGAGCGAAAAAAAATGTCACTCCTGTCTTACTCCTAACAGCAAAAGATAGTATTGAAGACCGGGTAAAAGGATTAAATGGGGGAGCAGATGATTATTTAGTGAAACCCTTCGCTTTTTCGGAATTACTCGCCCGAATTAGAGCCTTACAACGTCGTCCCCCTCTACAATTTAGCACCATTTTACAGCTAGAAGACTTAAAGATGAATCTAGTGACGCGAGAGGTTAAACGAGGAGATAAAATTATTGATCTGAGTCCTTTAGAATTTAAACTCTTAGAATATTTATTACGGAATGCTAATCAGGTATTGACTCGCACTCAAATTGGTGAGCAAGTTTGGGACTTAGATTTTTATACCAATTCTAATGTAGTCGATGTTTATATTGGCTATCTAAGACGAAAAATCGATCGGGGATTTGACAACCAACTTTTACATACTATTCGAGGGGTAGGCTATTGTTTAAAACCAGAAGGTAATGAAAATTAA